From one Streptomyces chromofuscus genomic stretch:
- the egtD gene encoding L-histidine N(alpha)-methyltransferase produces the protein MTETRAYAYTDVLEAEHYAKALRADIRDGLTGVPKSTAPTWFYDARGSELFEEITQLPEYPLWRAELGLLQLHARDVAGRTGARSLVELGSGSSTKSKLIIEALDPAGLHYVAVDVSADALHEAGAQLVRDYPGIRLHALRADFTAPLVLPALPEDGPRLIAFLGSTLGNFRRSARGPFLRGLRDIMRPEDFLLIGADLVKTEQEMTAAYDDAQGVTAEFNKNLLHVLNRELDADFDPDAFDHVSVWNSSESHIEMRLRSRFEQLVKIRELDLAVRFGDAEEWITERSAKFTTDGLREELTDAGLRTQQLWADSDAGFALVLATAR, from the coding sequence ATGACCGAGACCCGCGCCTACGCCTACACCGACGTCCTCGAAGCCGAGCACTACGCCAAGGCCCTGCGCGCCGACATCCGCGACGGGCTGACCGGCGTCCCGAAGTCGACGGCGCCCACGTGGTTCTACGACGCCCGGGGCAGCGAGCTCTTCGAGGAGATCACCCAGCTCCCGGAGTACCCCCTGTGGCGGGCGGAGCTGGGGCTGCTCCAGCTGCACGCCCGGGACGTCGCCGGGCGGACCGGGGCCCGCAGCCTCGTCGAGCTCGGGTCCGGGAGTTCGACGAAGTCCAAGCTGATCATCGAGGCGCTGGACCCGGCCGGTCTGCACTACGTCGCCGTCGACGTCAGCGCGGACGCCCTCCACGAGGCCGGCGCCCAACTCGTCCGGGACTATCCGGGGATCCGTCTGCACGCCCTGCGTGCCGACTTCACGGCTCCGCTGGTCCTGCCGGCGCTGCCCGAGGACGGCCCACGGCTCATCGCCTTCCTCGGCAGCACGCTGGGCAACTTCCGGCGGTCGGCCCGTGGCCCCTTCCTGCGGGGGCTGCGAGACATCATGCGCCCCGAGGACTTCCTGCTGATCGGCGCCGACCTGGTCAAGACCGAGCAGGAGATGACCGCTGCCTACGACGACGCCCAGGGCGTGACGGCCGAGTTCAACAAGAACCTGCTGCACGTGTTGAACCGCGAACTGGACGCCGACTTCGACCCCGACGCCTTCGACCACGTGTCGGTGTGGAACAGCTCCGAAAGCCACATCGAGATGAGGCTGCGCAGTCGGTTCGAGCAACTCGTGAAAATCCGGGAACTCGATCTGGCCGTGCGTTTCGGTGACGCGGAGGAATGGATCACCGAACGCAGCGCGAAGTTCACCACGGACGGGCTGCGGGAGGAACTGACCGACGCGGGGCTGCGCACGCAGCAGCTCTGGGCCGACTCCGACGCCGGTTTCGCGCTCGTGCTCGCCACCGCGCGCTGA
- a CDS encoding dodecin, translating into MTNHTYRVTDIVGSSPDGADQAIRNGISRASQTLRNLDWFEVTEVRGRLDNGQIAQWQVCMKVGFRLDDAE; encoded by the coding sequence ATGACGAACCACACCTACCGGGTCACGGACATCGTCGGCAGCTCGCCCGACGGTGCGGACCAGGCCATCCGCAACGGCATCAGCCGCGCCTCGCAGACGCTGCGCAACCTCGACTGGTTCGAGGTGACGGAGGTGCGGGGCCGGCTGGACAACGGGCAGATCGCGCAATGGCAGGTCTGCATGAAGGTCGGCTTCCGTCTCGACGACGCCGAGTGA
- a CDS encoding extracellular solute-binding protein, with product MKLRLPALACVSASLLVGCALVPSNGTERRTVTVWLMKDSASAEFLERFTEEFERTHDDLDLDIRIQQWTGIGEKVQAALEADTPDGPDVVEVGNTQVPQYVDGGGLLDLTLESLRDWGLRDWLPGLAEPGRQRSTQYGIPWYAANRVVIYRKDLFERAGITRPPRTRDEWLAATETLDSDGNQGIYLAGQDWYTLSGFIWDEGGDLAREDGGVWTGTLDTLAALRGMDFYRRLQALGEGPVDADEEHPPQAGVFAEGKVAQIVAVPGQARAIVRQNPALEGELGFFPVPGKSADKPGAVFTGGSDLVIPQNTDQRDGAVAVVEELTGAKWNTELARTMDYVPNKTTLAGAVADEEGVAAMAAGAAQGRATPSTPEWAAVEADNPIKEYMTRVLTGADPAAEARRASRRITEALAVPLG from the coding sequence GTGAAGCTTCGTCTCCCCGCCCTCGCCTGCGTGTCGGCCTCCCTCCTCGTCGGGTGCGCGCTCGTACCGTCGAACGGGACCGAACGGCGCACGGTCACCGTGTGGTTGATGAAGGACAGCGCCTCGGCGGAGTTCCTGGAGCGGTTCACCGAGGAGTTCGAGCGCACGCACGACGATCTCGACCTCGACATCCGCATCCAGCAGTGGACCGGCATCGGCGAGAAGGTGCAGGCCGCGCTGGAGGCCGACACCCCCGACGGGCCCGACGTCGTCGAGGTCGGCAACACCCAGGTCCCGCAGTACGTCGACGGCGGCGGCCTGCTCGACCTGACGCTGGAGTCGCTGCGGGACTGGGGCCTGCGCGACTGGCTGCCCGGCCTCGCCGAACCGGGCCGGCAGCGGTCCACGCAGTACGGCATCCCGTGGTACGCGGCGAACCGCGTCGTCATCTACCGCAAGGACCTGTTCGAGCGGGCCGGGATCACCCGTCCGCCGAGGACCCGCGACGAATGGCTCGCGGCCACCGAGACGCTCGACTCCGATGGCAACCAGGGCATCTACCTGGCCGGGCAGGACTGGTACACGCTCTCCGGGTTCATCTGGGACGAGGGCGGCGACCTCGCCCGGGAGGACGGCGGCGTCTGGACCGGCACCCTGGACACCCTCGCGGCCCTGCGCGGCATGGACTTCTACCGCCGGCTCCAGGCGCTCGGCGAGGGCCCGGTCGACGCCGACGAGGAACACCCGCCGCAGGCCGGGGTGTTCGCCGAGGGCAAGGTCGCGCAGATCGTGGCCGTACCGGGCCAGGCCCGGGCGATCGTCCGGCAGAACCCCGCCCTCGAGGGCGAACTCGGCTTCTTCCCCGTTCCCGGCAAGTCCGCCGACAAGCCCGGCGCGGTCTTCACCGGCGGCTCCGACCTCGTTATCCCCCAGAACACCGACCAGCGCGACGGCGCCGTCGCCGTCGTCGAGGAACTCACCGGCGCCAAGTGGAACACCGAACTGGCCCGGACCATGGACTACGTGCCCAACAAGACGACCCTCGCCGGGGCCGTCGCGGACGAGGAGGGGGTCGCCGCCATGGCGGCCGGGGCCGCGCAGGGGCGGGCGACCCCGAGCACGCCCGAGTGGGCGGCCGTCGAGGCGGACAACCCGATCAAGGAGTACATGACCAGGGTGCTCACCGGCGCCGACCCGGCGGCGGAGGCCCGCCGCGCCTCCCGGCGGATCACCGAGGCGCTGGCGGTCCCCCTCGGCTGA
- the egtC gene encoding ergothioneine biosynthesis protein EgtC yields MCRHLAYTGPEEALGRLLVEPPFGLYRQSWAPRRQRYGTVNADGFGVGWYAQGDPRPARYRRAGPIWADLSFADLARVVRTRTLLAAVRDATLAGADAEAAAAPFAAGSWLFSHNGAVTGWPHSLAELAHGLPPVDLLSLEARNDSAVVWALVLARLRAGDDLGRALAETVPEVAAAAPGSRLNLLLTDGESIAATAWGDSLWYLARPGGGTVVASEPYDDDPRWHEVPDRTLLAASGTDVQLTPLKEPSDASAAPPSKEPRT; encoded by the coding sequence ATGTGTCGTCACCTGGCGTACACCGGGCCGGAGGAGGCCCTCGGCAGGCTGCTGGTGGAGCCTCCGTTCGGTCTGTACCGGCAGTCGTGGGCACCCCGCCGCCAGCGCTACGGAACCGTCAACGCCGACGGCTTCGGGGTGGGCTGGTACGCGCAGGGCGACCCCCGGCCCGCCCGCTACCGGCGGGCCGGGCCCATCTGGGCTGACCTGTCCTTCGCCGACCTGGCCCGGGTCGTGCGCACCCGGACGCTGCTCGCCGCCGTGCGGGACGCGACGCTGGCGGGCGCCGACGCGGAGGCCGCGGCGGCGCCGTTCGCCGCGGGGTCCTGGCTGTTCAGCCACAACGGCGCCGTCACCGGCTGGCCGCACTCGCTCGCGGAGCTCGCCCACGGCCTGCCCCCGGTGGACCTGCTGTCACTGGAGGCCCGCAACGACTCCGCCGTCGTGTGGGCGCTCGTCCTCGCCCGGCTGCGCGCCGGGGACGACCTGGGCCGGGCGCTGGCCGAGACGGTCCCCGAGGTCGCCGCGGCGGCCCCGGGCTCCCGGCTGAACCTGCTGCTCACCGACGGCGAGTCGATCGCCGCGACCGCCTGGGGCGACAGCCTGTGGTACCTCGCCCGGCCGGGCGGCGGCACGGTCGTTGCCTCGGAACCGTACGACGACGACCCACGCTGGCACGAGGTGCCCGACCGCACCCTGCTGGCGGCGAGCGGCACCGACGTGCAGCTCACCCCGCTCAAGGAGCCGAGCGACGCCTCGGCGGCCCCACCCTCCAAGGAGCCCCGCACGTGA